One region of Bosea sp. 29B genomic DNA includes:
- a CDS encoding CerR family C-terminal domain-containing protein, whose protein sequence is MARTSILNDAEGTRQALIRAGLDLFGRNGFDATSTREIAQAAKVNSAGIAYHFGGKDGLRQACAEAIIARMQTVLGGGAPAVSIAIDAADRDVATDQLLALIDRVVAFLTTVPESEVVARFVVREMLTPSPAFDTIYGGLFEPVHRRVCQVWAAATGMAPEAPATKLAVFAAIGQVFYFRIARPAVTRRLGWDGIGPEEARAIAQTVRRSVRASILACRGEAS, encoded by the coding sequence ATGGCACGCACATCCATCCTCAACGACGCCGAGGGCACGCGGCAGGCACTGATCCGTGCCGGGCTCGATCTGTTCGGCCGCAATGGTTTCGACGCGACCTCGACGCGCGAGATCGCCCAGGCAGCGAAGGTCAACAGCGCCGGCATCGCCTATCATTTTGGTGGCAAGGACGGGTTGCGGCAGGCCTGCGCCGAGGCGATCATCGCCCGGATGCAGACCGTGCTGGGGGGCGGGGCGCCGGCCGTCTCGATCGCGATCGATGCAGCGGATCGCGACGTTGCCACCGACCAGCTGCTCGCGCTGATCGACCGGGTCGTCGCCTTCCTGACGACGGTCCCCGAGAGCGAGGTCGTCGCCCGCTTCGTCGTGCGAGAAATGCTGACGCCGAGCCCGGCCTTCGACACGATCTATGGCGGGCTGTTCGAGCCGGTGCATCGCCGCGTCTGCCAGGTCTGGGCGGCGGCGACCGGCATGGCCCCGGAAGCCCCGGCGACCAAGCTCGCCGTCTTCGCCGCGATCGGGCAGGTCTTCTATTTCCGCATCGCGCGGCCGGCGGTGACCCGGCGCCTGGGCTGGGACGGGATCGGCCCGGAGGAGGCGCGCGCCATCGCGCAAACCGTCAGGCGCTCGGTTCGCGCCAGCATCCTCGCCTGCAGGGGAGAGGCGTCATGA
- a CDS encoding Crp/Fnr family transcriptional regulator — MTTDAFFAKIRTYADLSEAAERAWVALLRQRHYRRDEPFIRAGDVPTRYAFVVEGLFYQHYVGPDGDLIVKYFFPENRIAASVSATLLGEPSLFTITAIEDSTVLEYDFAAFRTLAATFPDIAAFYIRYMERHWIIDKEPDEISFRHDDAMKRYRDFIRREPELHKRLKQHHIAAWLGITPESLSRLRRAIAYGRMDRG, encoded by the coding sequence ATGACGACTGACGCCTTCTTCGCGAAAATCCGGACCTACGCCGATCTGTCGGAGGCGGCGGAGCGCGCCTGGGTTGCCCTTCTGCGGCAGAGGCACTATCGCAGGGACGAGCCGTTCATCCGGGCAGGGGATGTTCCGACGCGCTATGCCTTCGTCGTCGAGGGGCTGTTCTACCAGCACTATGTCGGCCCGGATGGCGACCTGATCGTCAAATACTTCTTTCCGGAGAATCGTATCGCCGCCTCGGTCAGCGCCACGCTGCTGGGCGAGCCGAGCCTGTTCACCATCACCGCGATCGAGGACAGCACCGTCCTCGAATACGACTTCGCGGCCTTCAGGACACTCGCCGCGACGTTCCCCGATATCGCCGCCTTCTACATCCGCTACATGGAACGCCACTGGATCATCGACAAGGAACCGGACGAGATCTCCTTCCGGCACGACGATGCCATGAAGCGCTACCGCGACTTCATCCGCCGCGAGCCGGAGCTGCACAAGCGGTTGAAGCAGCACCATATCGCAGCCTGGCTCGGCATCACCCCGGAAAGCCTCAGCCGCCTGAGACGAGCAATCGCCTATGGCCGGATGGATCGCGGCTGA
- a CDS encoding HlyD family efflux transporter periplasmic adaptor subunit, giving the protein MILDFICSFAIAASLGICVPPTTRVVGYVEGEYVRLGPIDTARIESVSVRRGERVAPGALLAELQADDARNAVAESEARLVQAQAQLANLLSGKRPEEIAVIEAVAASAKAQERESERALERRQDLFRRGVSTQADLDQAQTARDVATSRVRETAANLAVARLAAREEEIKAARNQVAQAQAALDQAKWRLGQRKLMAPAAGIVTDLVRHPGELAGPSAPALTILPDGAVKLMLYVPEALLFGTTVGTRLDVRCSGCPQGLAAVVSYVSQEPEFTPPVIYSAQTRQKLVYLVEARPEGGPATRLQPGQIVDVMLRGRK; this is encoded by the coding sequence ATGATCCTCGATTTCATCTGCTCCTTCGCCATCGCTGCGTCGCTCGGAATCTGCGTTCCGCCGACCACCCGCGTCGTCGGCTATGTCGAGGGCGAATATGTCCGGCTCGGGCCGATCGACACGGCGCGGATCGAGAGCGTCTCGGTCCGGCGTGGCGAGCGCGTCGCGCCCGGCGCACTGCTCGCCGAATTGCAGGCCGACGATGCCCGCAACGCCGTCGCGGAGAGCGAGGCGAGGCTGGTCCAGGCTCAGGCGCAGCTCGCCAACCTGCTCAGCGGCAAGCGGCCGGAAGAGATCGCGGTGATCGAGGCGGTCGCGGCCTCGGCCAAGGCGCAGGAGCGCGAGTCCGAGCGGGCCCTGGAGCGCCGACAGGACCTCTTCCGCCGCGGCGTCTCGACCCAGGCCGACCTCGACCAGGCCCAGACCGCGCGCGATGTCGCGACGTCCAGGGTGCGCGAGACGGCTGCCAATCTGGCGGTTGCCCGGCTGGCGGCGCGCGAGGAGGAAATCAAGGCGGCGCGCAACCAGGTGGCGCAGGCGCAGGCGGCGCTCGACCAGGCCAAGTGGCGGCTCGGCCAGCGCAAACTGATGGCGCCTGCCGCCGGCATCGTGACCGATCTGGTGCGCCATCCCGGCGAGCTCGCCGGGCCATCCGCTCCGGCGCTGACGATCCTGCCCGACGGTGCGGTCAAGCTGATGCTCTATGTGCCGGAGGCGCTGCTCTTCGGCACCACCGTCGGCACGCGGCTCGATGTGCGCTGCTCGGGCTGCCCGCAGGGGCTTGCCGCCGTCGTGTCTTACGTCTCGCAGGAGCCGGAATTCACCCCGCCGGTGATCTATTCGGCGCAGACCCGCCAGAAGCTGGTCTATCTCGTCGAGGCGCGGCCCGAAGGCGGGCCGGCGACGCGGCTCCAGCCCGGCCAGATCGTCGACGTCATGCTGCGGGGCCGCAAGTGA
- a CDS encoding VOC family protein — MAKMIFVNLPVTDLARARAFYEALGFINNAQFSDDNSACMVWSEAIHVMLLTHAKWQGFTSRPIPPAGMSEVMLAISCDSREAVDRMNEAAVRHGGTADVNPPQDLGFLFNRSLADPDGHVWEAVWMDPAAIPAG; from the coding sequence ATGGCCAAGATGATTTTCGTGAACCTGCCGGTGACGGACCTGGCGCGCGCCAGGGCCTTCTACGAGGCGCTCGGGTTCATCAACAACGCTCAGTTCAGCGACGACAATTCGGCCTGCATGGTCTGGAGCGAGGCGATCCACGTGATGCTGCTCACCCATGCCAAATGGCAGGGCTTCACCAGCCGCCCGATTCCACCCGCGGGTATGAGCGAGGTGATGCTGGCGATCTCCTGCGACAGCCGCGAAGCGGTCGACCGAATGAACGAGGCGGCGGTGCGCCATGGCGGCACCGCCGACGTCAATCCGCCGCAGGATCTCGGCTTCCTGTTCAACCGCAGCCTGGCCGACCCCGACGGCCATGTCTGGGAAGCGGTGTGGATGGATCCTGCGGCGATCCCCGCAGGCTGA